The Styela clava chromosome 2, kaStyClav1.hap1.2, whole genome shotgun sequence genome contains a region encoding:
- the LOC120335775 gene encoding trimeric intracellular cation channel type 1B.2-like, translated as MDVSSIADATNNLIVYLATIIEIAHYTLVIYGVRNDWDVNKARKQPVATWLMSIACCYGGGMIISVCVGKPALTPLSNNQSVLMMTIVWWHIFYSPKDVIYNLLSWKPAMLVIVLGKEMIRTRKIIKGILEGVKLGRGAFPDSLLICTILGMFGACGGGFVKNAATFSNKAQPSVLSTLQSTTSRNPADLIQHCCSSTTNCDVPDIDFFEVWREL; from the exons ATGGATGTTTCATCTATAGCAGACGCAACAAATAACTTGATAGTATATCTGGCAACAATCATAGAGATTGCTCATTATACTCTGGTAATTTACGGAGTACGGAATGACTGGG atGTCAACAAGGCAAGGAAACAGCCAGTTGCCACATGGTTGATGTCGATAGCTTGTTGCTACGGTGGAGGGATGATCATAAGTGTTTGTGTAGGAAAACCTGCTCTGACTCCTCTATCCAATAATCAG tcaGTTCTCATGATGACAATAGTATGGTGGCACATCTTCTACTCTCCCAAAGAtgtcatttataatttgttgTCATGGAAACCAGCGATGTTAGTGATTGTTCTGGGAAAAGAAATGATTCGaacaagaaaaattataaaag GTATTCTTGAAG gaGTGAAACTTGGTCGTGGAGCTTTCCCAGACTCTCTCTTGATCTGTACTATTCTTGGAATGTTTGGAGCCTGCGGAGGGGGGTTCGTCAAAAATGCTGCAACATTT AGTAACAAAGCTCAGCCTTCTGTTCTCTCTACTTTACAATCTACAACTTCTAGGAATCCTGCCGATCTCATTCAACACTGTTGTTCTTCTACAACTAACTGTGATGTTCCTGATATCG ACTTCTTCGAAGTTTGGCGTGAACTTTGA